From a region of the Campylobacter showae genome:
- a CDS encoding FAD-linked oxidase C-terminal domain-containing protein — MHEKHANFFVNLLGSDNAYFDDAHRIAYCYDATRKRHLPDGVLFPRDERDVSEILKYCNENKIIIVPRGAGSGFTGGALAHEGGVVLAFEKHMNKILEIDMQNMVAVVQPGCININLQREAEKLGLFYPPDPASQEYSTLGGNVSENAGGMRAAKYGITKDYVMALRAVLPNGEVIRAGKRTIKDVAGYNIAGILIASEGTLAVITEITLKLIAKPKFRKTAMGIFPSVNAAMNAVYKTMAAGVTPVAMEFLDALCIRAVETKFNKGLPQDAGALLITDVDGDVLDGLEQDLATIERVFRENGASEFRRAKDESERNDIWFARRNCSQAINIYGNLKLNEDITVPRSKLPELLERIGGVAERYGVQVPCFGHTGDGNVHTNVMVVDRADPVQVESGHKAIEEIFKIAVELGGTLSGEHGIGISKAEFMPLAFTDAEMELFRSIKKAFDPNNILNPFKMGL; from the coding sequence ATGCACGAAAAACACGCTAATTTTTTTGTAAATTTACTAGGCTCGGATAACGCCTACTTCGACGACGCGCACAGGATCGCATACTGCTACGATGCTACTAGAAAGCGCCATTTGCCTGACGGCGTGCTTTTCCCTAGAGACGAGCGCGACGTAAGCGAGATTTTAAAATACTGCAACGAAAATAAAATCATAATCGTGCCTAGGGGCGCTGGCAGCGGCTTTACGGGAGGTGCGCTAGCGCACGAGGGCGGCGTGGTGCTTGCATTTGAAAAGCACATGAACAAAATCCTAGAAATCGACATGCAAAACATGGTCGCAGTCGTGCAACCTGGCTGTATAAATATAAATTTGCAGCGCGAAGCCGAGAAGCTAGGTCTTTTCTATCCGCCAGATCCCGCCAGCCAGGAGTACTCGACGCTAGGCGGCAACGTCAGCGAAAACGCGGGCGGCATGCGCGCCGCAAAATACGGCATCACCAAAGACTACGTCATGGCGCTGCGAGCGGTGCTGCCTAACGGCGAGGTGATCAGAGCCGGCAAACGCACGATAAAAGACGTCGCCGGATACAATATCGCGGGCATTCTCATCGCCAGCGAGGGCACGCTAGCGGTAATAACCGAGATCACGCTAAAACTCATCGCAAAGCCTAAATTTAGAAAAACGGCGATGGGAATTTTCCCTAGCGTAAACGCTGCGATGAACGCCGTTTATAAGACGATGGCCGCAGGCGTGACGCCCGTAGCCATGGAGTTTTTAGACGCGCTTTGCATACGTGCGGTCGAGACTAAATTTAACAAAGGCCTACCGCAAGACGCGGGCGCGCTGCTCATCACCGACGTAGACGGCGACGTTTTAGACGGCCTAGAGCAGGATCTAGCCACGATAGAGCGAGTGTTTAGAGAAAACGGCGCTAGCGAATTTAGACGCGCCAAAGACGAGAGCGAGCGAAACGACATCTGGTTTGCCCGCCGCAACTGCTCGCAGGCGATAAATATCTACGGAAATTTAAAGCTAAACGAGGATATCACGGTGCCGCGCTCAAAGCTGCCCGAGCTGCTTGAGCGCATCGGCGGCGTCGCGGAAAGATACGGCGTACAGGTGCCGTGCTTTGGCCACACCGGCGATGGCAACGTGCACACCAACGTCATGGTCGTAGATAGAGCCGATCCGGTGCAGGTAGAGAGCGGCCACAAGGCGATCGAGGAAATTTTTAAGATCGCGGTGGAGCTTGGCGGCACGCTTAGCGGCGAACACGGCATAGGTATCAGCAAGGCTGAGTTTATGCCGCTTGCCTTTACGGACGCCGAGATGGAGCTTTTTAGAAGTATCAAAAAGGCATTTGATCCAAATAACATCCTAAACCCTTTTAAAATGGGGTTGTAA
- the mgtE gene encoding magnesium transporter, translated as MEENEQLNEAKELLDSHLNETIDKELSPADLAQHLKTLKKHDEELFGEYLEKLDPEILGDVAMEMPDHMLKDVIEQIPSDKIIEAIEELESDDAAELLEYIEEIDEQKAKELFDGLDKDDQEEILRIRSYDEGEAGAFMQTELFSAHIDEQLKTAVERLRREKEEGKLENVSQLFITDKKGVLLHAVPLEDLILFDFNQTLREIIAKSEEDKYKPNVAVDNEPIETVVETVENYDMNSIAVVDSKGYLLGRITTDDIHDFIKESATEQIYNLAGVDDEAEEEDTSLIKATRARAVWLLINLFTALISSSIIGLFDETIASYVALAVLMPIVASMGGNTGTQALTVTVRRLTLGEIEFKNAANALKREVGIALINGLTFAFLMGVIASLWFNRPMLGVVIGASMLINLFFAGFFGTLIPLSLKKFDIDPAVGSAVLLTTVTDTVGFFSFLGLAKWILL; from the coding sequence ATGGAAGAAAACGAGCAATTAAACGAAGCCAAAGAACTGCTAGACTCGCACCTAAACGAGACGATCGATAAGGAGCTAAGCCCCGCCGACCTCGCCCAGCACCTAAAAACGCTTAAAAAGCACGATGAGGAGCTCTTTGGCGAATATCTCGAAAAGCTCGACCCCGAGATCCTGGGCGACGTAGCGATGGAGATGCCCGATCACATGTTAAAGGACGTGATCGAGCAGATACCCAGCGACAAAATCATCGAGGCGATCGAGGAGCTAGAGAGCGACGACGCCGCCGAGCTTTTGGAGTATATCGAGGAGATCGACGAACAAAAAGCCAAGGAGCTCTTTGACGGTCTGGATAAGGACGACCAGGAGGAGATTTTACGTATCCGCAGCTACGACGAGGGCGAGGCGGGCGCGTTTATGCAGACGGAGCTTTTTAGTGCGCATATCGACGAGCAGCTAAAAACGGCGGTAGAGCGGCTAAGGCGCGAGAAAGAAGAGGGCAAACTAGAAAACGTCTCGCAGCTTTTTATCACCGATAAAAAGGGCGTTTTGCTCCATGCGGTGCCGCTTGAGGATCTGATACTATTTGACTTTAACCAAACCTTAAGAGAGATCATCGCAAAGAGCGAAGAGGATAAGTATAAGCCCAACGTAGCCGTAGATAACGAGCCTATCGAGACGGTCGTAGAAACGGTCGAAAACTACGATATGAACTCGATCGCAGTCGTAGATAGCAAGGGCTATTTGCTAGGTCGTATCACCACCGACGATATCCACGACTTTATAAAAGAAAGCGCCACGGAGCAAATTTATAACCTAGCCGGCGTCGACGACGAGGCTGAGGAAGAGGATACGAGCCTGATTAAGGCCACTCGCGCGCGCGCCGTTTGGCTGCTTATAAATTTATTTACCGCACTTATTAGCTCCTCGATCATCGGGCTTTTTGACGAGACGATAGCCAGCTACGTAGCGCTCGCGGTACTGATGCCAATCGTAGCATCCATGGGCGGAAACACCGGCACGCAGGCGCTTACGGTTACCGTGCGCCGACTAACTCTGGGAGAAATCGAGTTTAAAAACGCTGCAAATGCGCTAAAACGCGAGGTTGGTATCGCGCTTATAAACGGACTAACCTTTGCGTTTTTGATGGGCGTTATCGCTTCTTTATGGTTTAACCGCCCGATGCTTGGCGTCGTTATCGGCGCTTCGATGCTGATAAATTTGTTTTTCGCAGGATTTTTCGGTACTTTGATACCGCTAAGCTTAAAGAAATTTGACATCGATCCCGCCGTAGGCTCCGCCGTACTGCTTACCACCGTTACCGATACGGTCGGCTTTTTTAGCTTTTTAGGACTGGCAAAATGGATACTTCTGTAA
- a CDS encoding YihY family inner membrane protein — MNPQKFEKIKQTLKIWLTAMLKIKDKQLLHYASSLSFHTMLSIIPVLLISLSLFTQMPSFSVYYAKIKEFIFAQLLPSNQDAISNYIETFLQNSSSLGILGLGAIIFTSIMFFADYEYVINRIMHTSSRKFWNSLSAYWTLITLAPLGLGLSFYLSNLFQDMLNSSAYTKWINFLSIFPYLIIWAIFCVTYLISINRQIALKNALFSSFVASLIWYLGKSIFVFYAANNKTYLSIYGSFSVVLLFFVWIYVSWIIFLYGVKLCAYLEKVGVEDKEA; from the coding sequence ATGAACCCGCAAAAATTTGAAAAGATAAAACAAACGCTTAAAATTTGGCTCACGGCGATGCTAAAGATCAAGGACAAGCAGCTGCTGCACTACGCATCAAGCCTGAGCTTTCATACGATGCTCTCCATCATCCCCGTGCTGCTCATCTCGCTTTCGCTCTTTACGCAGATGCCAAGCTTTAGCGTCTATTACGCCAAGATCAAGGAATTTATATTCGCCCAGCTACTACCGTCAAACCAAGACGCGATCTCAAACTACATCGAGACTTTTTTGCAAAACAGCTCGAGCCTTGGCATCCTCGGCCTTGGCGCGATTATCTTTACCTCGATCATGTTTTTTGCCGATTACGAATACGTCATCAACCGCATCATGCACACGAGTAGCCGCAAATTTTGGAACTCGCTGAGTGCTTATTGGACGCTCATTACGCTAGCTCCCTTAGGGCTTGGACTTAGTTTTTATCTCTCAAATTTATTTCAAGATATGCTAAACTCCAGCGCCTACACGAAGTGGATAAATTTTCTAAGCATTTTTCCCTACCTCATCATTTGGGCGATATTTTGCGTGACGTATCTCATCTCGATAAACCGCCAAATCGCCCTAAAAAACGCGCTTTTTAGCTCATTCGTCGCCTCGCTCATCTGGTATCTTGGCAAAAGTATCTTCGTCTTTTACGCCGCAAACAACAAAACCTATCTTAGCATCTACGGTTCGTTTTCGGTGGTGCTGCTCTTTTTCGTGTGGATTTACGTGTCGTGGATCATATTTCTCTACGGCGTGAAGCTGTGCGCGTATCTGGAAAAAGTAGGCGTCGAAGACAAAGAAGCTTAA
- the ispG gene encoding flavodoxin-dependent (E)-4-hydroxy-3-methylbut-2-enyl-diphosphate synthase: MQRYPTKQIKIRDVKIGGDAPISVQSMTFSKTKDVKGTLEQIQRLYFAGCDIVRCAVFDKEDTAALREVVKASPLPVVADIHFNHNYAVIVSEFVDAIRINPGNIGSKKNIKAVVDACKQRNLPIRIGVNSGSLEKQFEDRYGRTVEAMVQSALYNINLLEDFDFTDIKISLKSSDVERTMAAYRALRPLVAYPFHLGVTEAGTSFHATIKSAIALGGLLLEGIGDTMRVSITGELEEEIKVAKAILKDSGRQKEGLNIISCPTCGRLQADLMAAVKLVEEKTKHIKEPLNVSVMGCVVNAIGEAKGADVAIAFGKGNGMIMRKGEVVARLPEGELVDRFLLEIDDEIKSRA; the protein is encoded by the coding sequence TTGCAAAGATACCCCACGAAACAGATAAAAATCCGCGATGTAAAAATAGGCGGAGACGCGCCCATATCGGTGCAGTCGATGACATTTAGCAAGACCAAAGACGTAAAAGGCACGCTAGAGCAGATACAGCGGCTTTATTTTGCCGGCTGCGATATCGTGCGCTGCGCCGTGTTTGACAAAGAGGACACCGCCGCACTGCGTGAGGTCGTAAAAGCTAGCCCGCTGCCCGTCGTCGCCGACATCCACTTTAACCACAACTACGCCGTGATAGTTAGCGAGTTCGTCGACGCTATCCGCATAAACCCGGGCAATATCGGCTCAAAAAAGAACATCAAAGCCGTCGTGGACGCGTGCAAGCAGCGAAATCTGCCCATCCGCATCGGCGTAAACTCAGGATCGCTAGAAAAGCAGTTTGAGGACAGATACGGCCGCACGGTCGAAGCGATGGTGCAAAGCGCGCTTTATAACATAAATTTGCTCGAGGATTTTGATTTTACCGATATCAAAATCTCGCTAAAATCAAGCGACGTCGAGCGCACGATGGCCGCTTACCGTGCGCTTCGGCCGCTTGTGGCGTATCCGTTTCACCTCGGCGTTACGGAGGCTGGCACTAGCTTTCACGCGACGATAAAGTCTGCGATCGCGCTAGGCGGACTGCTACTGGAGGGCATCGGCGATACGATGCGAGTTAGCATCACGGGCGAGCTAGAAGAAGAGATCAAGGTCGCAAAAGCGATCCTAAAAGACAGCGGCCGCCAAAAAGAGGGGCTAAATATCATCTCATGTCCGACCTGCGGGCGTTTGCAGGCTGATCTGATGGCTGCGGTAAAGCTCGTCGAAGAAAAAACCAAACACATCAAAGAGCCGCTAAACGTCTCGGTGATGGGCTGCGTCGTAAACGCGATCGGCGAGGCTAAGGGCGCGGACGTGGCGATAGCCTTTGGCAAAGGAAACGGTATGATAATGCGCAAAGGCGAGGTGGTCGCGAGGCTGCCCGAGGGCGAGCTAGTCGATAGATTTTTACTCGAGATCGACGACGAGATAAAGTCGCGGGCGTAA
- a CDS encoding NUDIX domain-containing protein, with the protein MDTSVKNIKIENLTSPRYVKPYQISFDLCEKSVRWECIKAHDSVSVLLYHEDKDAFLLVKQFRPAVWFNLQDGRELNLTQKGDEGYTYELCAGLMDKGKSEEQTVIEEIAEETGFAVSKVERITSTRGALGFGGAKQTMFFAVINDAMKIGEGGGIDGENIEPVYVPLERAREFMFDETKTKATGLMFAFMWFFDRMGR; encoded by the coding sequence ATGGATACTTCTGTAAAAAATATCAAGATAGAAAATTTAACCTCCCCGCGCTACGTAAAGCCGTATCAAATTTCCTTTGATCTGTGCGAAAAGTCCGTCAGATGGGAGTGTATCAAGGCCCACGATAGCGTCTCGGTACTGCTTTATCACGAGGACAAGGACGCGTTTTTGCTGGTTAAGCAGTTTCGCCCCGCCGTTTGGTTTAACCTGCAAGACGGACGCGAACTAAATTTGACGCAAAAGGGCGACGAGGGCTATACGTACGAGCTTTGCGCGGGTCTGATGGATAAAGGCAAGAGCGAGGAGCAGACCGTCATCGAGGAGATCGCCGAGGAGACGGGCTTTGCCGTGAGCAAGGTCGAGCGCATAACATCCACTCGCGGCGCGCTGGGGTTTGGCGGAGCGAAGCAAACGATGTTTTTTGCCGTGATAAACGACGCGATGAAGATCGGCGAGGGCGGCGGCATAGACGGCGAAAATATCGAGCCTGTTTACGTGCCACTTGAGCGGGCGCGCGAGTTTATGTTCGACGAAACCAAAACCAAGGCCACGGGGCTGATGTTTGCTTTTATGTGGTTTTTTGATAGAATGGGCAGATAG
- a CDS encoding plasminogen-binding N-terminal domain-containing protein, whose amino-acid sequence MKKFLLFLAAACLSFAAEFSMREYKTPLISVDEGVGTIIDGSDIVVGSSGVVMHKFEGSQSSIIARAVVTQKGGGFAKVRFEVFDTLAQKALPIPGIMPKSGDEIILNYLYNRSLIVVPNKEIYTEVTNAFKDITFIHPDIVGSYLSYEYKPNPSRDDFRKMCSQSAAGLIFIAMNNEALFADCQSFEPLKRFQSGAVKYYQLPFYTRVKDIDTVFWKWGSEQISDFDRHYKALLKEK is encoded by the coding sequence TTGAAAAAATTTCTTTTATTTTTAGCGGCGGCTTGCCTTAGCTTTGCGGCCGAGTTTTCGATGAGAGAGTATAAAACCCCGCTAATAAGCGTGGATGAGGGCGTAGGCACGATCATAGACGGCTCGGACATCGTCGTAGGCAGTAGCGGCGTCGTGATGCATAAATTTGAAGGCTCTCAAAGCTCTATCATAGCTCGCGCGGTTGTCACGCAAAAAGGCGGCGGCTTTGCGAAGGTGCGATTCGAGGTATTTGACACGCTAGCGCAAAAAGCCCTACCGATACCTGGCATAATGCCTAAAAGCGGCGACGAGATCATCCTAAACTACCTCTACAACCGCTCGCTCATCGTTGTACCAAACAAAGAAATTTACACCGAAGTAACGAATGCGTTTAAAGACATCACCTTTATCCACCCAGATATCGTGGGATCGTATCTAAGCTACGAGTATAAGCCAAACCCTAGCCGCGACGACTTTCGCAAAATGTGCTCCCAAAGCGCTGCCGGGCTTATTTTCATCGCTATGAACAATGAAGCGCTTTTTGCCGACTGCCAGAGTTTCGAGCCGCTAAAACGCTTCCAAAGTGGCGCGGTCAAGTACTACCAGCTGCCTTTCTACACTCGCGTCAAGGATATCGATACGGTATTTTGGAAATGGGGCTCGGAGCAAATCAGCGACTTTGACCGCCACTACAAAGCTCTTTTGAAAGAGAAATGA
- a CDS encoding ComEC/Rec2 family competence protein: MQKPQRKSIFENAREVYVFCLACALVFALNLGFSYYKFCEFKSQNGVILQAKILQNYEKTNVKGKIYRVLKLKTNDFSFYTTTQTDFDAGANEQILIGAENKNVKFKEYLSGSFFMPSYGVTQLRYAASEERIYDKIFEFIAAQHENEKMTELFTALFLAAPVGKELRQDVNFYGVAHLIAISGYHLGLIFVALYFIMRPIYRYFQARYFPYRNAKFDLSAAIFAVLFCYLALIGFVPSFLRAFLMSLLALFLLARNVRVVSFELLFTVICAAVALMPSLLFSVGFYFSCMGVFYIYLYLRHFGERFSNLTNAILLNFWVFSGMILPVVYFFPLVSAQQLAVLPLTPLFSLFYPISALLHAFGAGGALDEYLLEFLSWRAKGVNLSVPFWLFLLYNALSLSSVKNKILAAVIVPLNLLCFVALF, translated from the coding sequence TTGCAAAAGCCGCAACGTAAATCTATCTTTGAAAACGCGCGCGAGGTTTATGTATTTTGCCTTGCGTGCGCGCTCGTTTTTGCGCTAAATTTGGGCTTTAGCTACTATAAATTTTGCGAATTTAAATCCCAAAACGGCGTTATCCTGCAAGCTAAAATTTTACAAAACTACGAAAAAACGAACGTAAAAGGCAAAATTTACCGCGTTTTAAAGCTAAAAACGAATGATTTTAGCTTTTACACTACGACGCAAACGGACTTTGACGCGGGAGCGAACGAGCAAATTTTAATCGGCGCCGAAAACAAAAACGTCAAATTTAAAGAGTACCTAAGCGGCTCGTTTTTTATGCCTAGCTACGGCGTGACGCAGCTTAGGTACGCCGCGAGCGAGGAGCGAATTTACGATAAAATTTTTGAGTTTATTGCCGCGCAACACGAAAACGAGAAAATGACCGAACTTTTTACGGCGCTGTTTCTGGCTGCACCCGTGGGCAAGGAGCTGCGCCAAGACGTAAATTTCTACGGCGTTGCGCACCTCATCGCGATCTCGGGTTATCATTTGGGACTGATTTTTGTGGCGTTATATTTTATCATGCGCCCGATTTACCGCTATTTTCAGGCGCGGTATTTTCCGTATCGAAACGCCAAATTTGACCTCTCGGCCGCGATTTTTGCGGTTTTGTTTTGTTATCTTGCCTTGATCGGCTTCGTGCCGTCCTTTTTGCGGGCGTTTTTGATGAGCTTACTGGCTCTATTTTTGCTCGCTAGAAACGTGCGCGTCGTTAGCTTTGAGCTGCTTTTTACGGTGATTTGCGCCGCCGTGGCGCTGATGCCGAGCCTGCTTTTTAGCGTAGGATTTTATTTTTCGTGTATGGGTGTGTTTTATATTTATCTGTATTTGCGGCACTTTGGCGAGCGGTTTTCAAATTTGACAAACGCTATCTTGCTAAATTTTTGGGTATTTTCGGGGATGATTTTGCCAGTGGTTTACTTTTTTCCGCTCGTGAGCGCCCAGCAGCTAGCCGTCTTGCCGCTCACGCCGCTTTTTAGCTTGTTTTATCCGATTAGCGCGCTTTTGCATGCGTTTGGCGCTGGCGGCGCGCTTGACGAATACCTACTAGAATTTCTCTCGTGGCGCGCAAAGGGGGTAAATTTGAGCGTGCCGTTTTGGCTGTTTTTGCTTTACAACGCGCTGAGTTTATCGAGCGTCAAAAACAAAATTTTAGCCGCCGTTATCGTGCCGCTAAATTTACTCTGCTTTGTCGCGCTTTTTTAA
- a CDS encoding tetratricopeptide repeat protein — protein sequence MFKKIYLVLILAGLAAAQTNFEIATKKYLQDMGDKNVPKLYEKSCREDKNAVACYIAAQLKAYQTYDLKDDDEYAQINSEVFELYKSACSLGYAKACSAAGDFYDSTPSNDNFVVEPDDTEKSAEFYEKACESKDGEACLKIAKKHDNASKFADALKYYKLACEAREAEGCYNAADIYESGDGTPKNSAEAAKYYGLACENGLGRGCAKSKKFSK from the coding sequence ATGTTTAAGAAAATTTATCTCGTTTTGATTTTAGCCGGATTGGCGGCCGCGCAGACGAATTTTGAAATCGCTACTAAAAAATACCTGCAAGATATGGGCGATAAAAACGTGCCCAAACTCTACGAAAAATCGTGCCGCGAGGATAAAAACGCCGTCGCTTGCTACATAGCCGCGCAGCTAAAAGCCTATCAAACATACGACCTAAAAGACGATGACGAGTATGCGCAAATAAACAGCGAAGTTTTTGAGCTTTATAAAAGCGCTTGCAGTCTTGGCTACGCTAAAGCTTGCTCGGCGGCGGGCGATTTTTACGACTCTACGCCGTCAAACGATAATTTTGTCGTAGAGCCAGACGATACGGAAAAATCAGCTGAATTTTATGAAAAAGCATGCGAGAGCAAAGACGGGGAGGCTTGCCTAAAGATAGCTAAGAAGCACGACAACGCCTCGAAATTCGCCGATGCGCTAAAATACTATAAACTAGCCTGCGAAGCAAGAGAGGCCGAGGGCTGCTACAACGCGGCCGATATCTACGAATCAGGCGACGGAACGCCTAAAAATAGCGCCGAGGCGGCGAAATATTACGGCCTTGCTTGCGAAAACGGCCTTGGCCGCGGCTGCGCCAAATCTAAAAAATTTAGCAAATAG
- a CDS encoding tetratricopeptide repeat protein: MLKKIVCVAFLASAAFAAVPAFEEASAELAQNNYDNALKLFEKSCYEEKNIVGCYAAGFINMNAYSQNSSEAKGFEQFSKACDAGDMDGCKSLGDIYENGQAGQETDYKKAMKFHEKACEGKVGAACARVAGYYDEGRGVEQNLAKASKFYETACKYEDASGCHAIADMYERGEGVKKDETKAMDFYGLACDYGSRGSCADFRKLYKNKK; this comes from the coding sequence ATGCTAAAGAAAATTGTTTGCGTCGCTTTTTTGGCGTCCGCTGCCTTTGCCGCCGTGCCTGCTTTCGAGGAGGCGAGTGCGGAGCTAGCTCAAAACAACTACGACAACGCCTTAAAGCTCTTTGAGAAGTCTTGCTACGAGGAGAAAAACATAGTAGGCTGCTATGCCGCGGGCTTTATAAACATGAATGCCTATTCGCAAAACTCTAGCGAGGCAAAAGGCTTCGAGCAGTTTTCAAAGGCTTGCGATGCGGGCGATATGGACGGATGCAAATCTCTGGGCGACATCTACGAAAACGGACAGGCCGGACAAGAAACCGACTATAAAAAGGCGATGAAATTTCACGAAAAAGCTTGCGAGGGCAAAGTAGGCGCCGCGTGCGCGAGAGTGGCCGGATACTACGACGAAGGCAGGGGCGTGGAGCAAAATTTAGCCAAAGCGTCTAAATTTTACGAAACCGCGTGCAAGTACGAGGACGCGAGCGGCTGCCACGCGATAGCTGATATGTACGAAAGGGGCGAGGGCGTAAAAAAAGACGAGACGAAGGCGATGGATTTTTACGGGTTAGCTTGCGACTACGGCTCTAGGGGATCTTGCGCCGATTTTAGAAAACTTTACAAAAACAAAAAATAA
- a CDS encoding tetratricopeptide repeat protein, with protein MRKIILAAILAAAAFGGNFEQATKIYLKKSDFENGARLFEKSCNDDKNAAGCYMAAFLGEQGLSYSDDDSGEKIFALYKKACDMGDMDGCTAVAAVYEGTILWQISQVDYEKAAALYEKACEGGVGEACYRAAAHHSGEYGGEKDPQKVRKYYSLACDHKDSQGCYMLAQGYEKSENDMKKAMDIYGTACDYGYTEGCVKFRELVKKAK; from the coding sequence TTGAGAAAGATTATTTTAGCCGCGATCTTAGCGGCGGCGGCTTTTGGCGGGAACTTTGAACAAGCCACGAAAATTTATCTAAAAAAATCGGACTTCGAAAACGGCGCACGACTGTTTGAAAAATCTTGCAACGACGATAAAAATGCCGCCGGCTGCTATATGGCGGCGTTTTTGGGCGAGCAGGGGCTCTCATATAGCGACGATGACAGCGGCGAAAAGATCTTTGCGCTATATAAAAAGGCCTGCGATATGGGCGATATGGACGGCTGCACGGCCGTAGCCGCGGTGTACGAGGGGACCATACTGTGGCAAATCTCTCAGGTAGACTACGAAAAGGCGGCGGCGCTTTATGAAAAAGCCTGCGAGGGCGGAGTCGGCGAGGCGTGCTATAGGGCGGCTGCTCATCATAGCGGCGAATACGGCGGCGAAAAAGATCCGCAAAAAGTCCGCAAATATTACTCGCTAGCCTGCGACCACAAGGATTCGCAAGGCTGCTATATGCTCGCGCAAGGATACGAAAAGAGCGAAAATGACATGAAAAAAGCGATGGATATCTACGGGACCGCTTGCGACTACGGATATACGGAAGGCTGCGTTAAATTTAGAGAACTCGTCAAGAAGGCGAAATAA
- a CDS encoding replicative DNA helicase: protein MAKENIDMHNLYDLDMERAILASIIYSADNLSEIFDIISPFDFYLRAHGDVYDAMVKCLNENLPVETGFLKTKLGSKFDENVMSEIIGTNSILDVKKYAAEIKEKSIKRSLVKIAHQIPSKVSEDKPSRDMVDELSQSFYSLVDGQSAGVVKDAAVIIADVIAHLEKQKLLEDKDIVGIDTGFRQLNEMTKGFKHGDLIIIAARPGMGKTTICLNLMNHVLMRGGGVVFFSLEMPAEQIMLRMLSAKTSIPLQNIMTAKMDDEEWSRLSDACDDMASRKLFVYDSGYVNIHQIRTQMRKLKSAHPEITLCVIDYIGLMMATSNFSDRHLQIAEISRGLKLLARELDMPIIALSQLNRSLESRANKRPMLSDLRESGAIEQDADMILFVYRDEVYREQEEKEAEKKAHAEGKEYVRKFVPNKIEEDAEIIVGKNRNGPVGTVEVIFQKEFTRFVDKSFGAAHVAEFNPNA, encoded by the coding sequence ATGGCAAAAGAAAACATCGATATGCACAATCTCTATGATCTAGATATGGAGCGCGCGATCCTCGCGTCCATCATCTATAGCGCGGACAATCTAAGCGAGATTTTCGATATCATCAGCCCGTTTGACTTTTATCTGCGCGCTCACGGCGACGTTTACGACGCGATGGTAAAGTGTCTGAATGAAAATTTGCCCGTAGAAACGGGATTTTTAAAAACCAAATTAGGAAGTAAATTTGATGAGAACGTGATGAGCGAGATCATCGGCACGAACTCGATCCTGGATGTGAAAAAATACGCCGCCGAGATCAAAGAAAAATCGATCAAGCGAAGCCTCGTCAAAATCGCGCACCAGATACCTAGCAAAGTGAGCGAGGACAAGCCTAGCCGCGATATGGTGGACGAGCTGAGTCAGAGTTTTTATTCGCTAGTGGACGGGCAGAGCGCGGGTGTCGTAAAGGACGCTGCTGTCATCATCGCAGACGTCATCGCACACCTAGAAAAGCAAAAACTGCTCGAGGATAAGGATATCGTGGGTATCGACACGGGATTTCGCCAGCTAAACGAGATGACGAAGGGCTTTAAACACGGCGATCTCATCATCATCGCAGCGCGCCCGGGTATGGGAAAAACCACGATCTGCCTAAATTTGATGAACCACGTGCTGATGCGCGGCGGCGGAGTCGTATTTTTCTCTCTTGAGATGCCGGCCGAGCAGATCATGCTGCGTATGCTAAGCGCCAAAACATCGATCCCGCTACAAAACATAATGACTGCTAAAATGGACGACGAGGAGTGGTCGCGCCTAAGCGACGCGTGCGATGATATGGCTAGCCGCAAGCTTTTCGTCTACGATAGCGGCTACGTAAATATCCATCAGATCCGCACGCAGATGCGCAAGCTCAAGTCTGCTCACCCCGAGATCACGCTGTGCGTCATCGACTACATCGGCCTCATGATGGCGACGTCAAATTTCTCCGATCGCCACCTACAGATCGCCGAAATCTCGCGCGGACTAAAGCTACTAGCGCGCGAGCTAGACATGCCTATCATCGCGCTTAGCCAGCTAAACCGTAGCCTAGAGTCCCGCGCCAACAAGCGCCCGATGCTAAGCGACCTACGCGAATCAGGCGCCATCGAGCAGGACGCCGACATGATACTTTTCGTGTACCGAGACGAGGTTTACCGCGAGCAGGAGGAGAAGGAGGCCGAGAAAAAGGCGCACGCCGAGGGCAAGGAGTATGTGCGTAAATTCGTCCCAAACAAGATCGAAGAGGATGCCGAGATCATCGTGGGCAAGAACCGAAACGGCCCGGTCGGCACGGTGGAGGTAATATTTCAGAAGGAATTTACGCGCTTTGTCGATAAGAGCTTTGGCGCCGCGCACGTGGCGGAGTTTAACCCAAACGCCTAA